A part of Fervidobacterium thailandense genomic DNA contains:
- a CDS encoding single-stranded DNA-binding protein has product MSFNKVILVGRLTRDPEMRQTLDGNLIATFTLAVDRAGNGETDFIRIVAFRKLAELVHTYLQKGRMVLVEGKLRINKWTSNDGITRSTPEIWADNIVFVDSRRTVKEALETGYEEIFNEDVDFSEDIPEDDEPPF; this is encoded by the coding sequence ATGTCGTTTAACAAGGTGATTTTGGTAGGTAGACTCACCCGTGACCCTGAAATGAGACAGACACTGGACGGGAACTTGATCGCAACCTTCACCTTAGCAGTTGATCGGGCAGGTAACGGGGAGACAGACTTTATAAGGATCGTAGCCTTCAGAAAGCTCGCCGAGTTGGTTCACACCTATTTGCAGAAAGGTCGGATGGTCCTGGTGGAGGGGAAGTTACGTATAAACAAATGGACTTCGAACGATGGGATCACCAGGAGCACTCCGGAAATATGGGCGGACAATATCGTGTTCGTTGACTCAAGGAGGACTGTTAAAGAAGCCTTAGAAACGGGTTATGAAGAGATTTTCAACGAGGATGTGGATTTTTCGGAAGATATACCTGAAGATGACGAACCACCGTTCTGA
- a CDS encoding response regulator transcription factor, whose translation MAKKTIMIIDDQPEILELVSFTLQKEGYDVIPVEDAETALQELKEKDIDMFIVDIMLPNMDGFEFVRTIRSMEKHKATPVIFLSAKGEEFDKVLGLELGADDYIVKPFSIRELLARIRAVFRRMQAGVVQKEEKPKKIVAKDLEIDIDKYEVRVKGKKVNLTPLEFDLLRFLAENEGKVFSRDVLLDKLWGYDYFGDTRTVDVHIRRLRTKIEEDPSNPRYVVTVRGKGYKFRDPGKEE comes from the coding sequence ATGGCGAAAAAGACGATTATGATTATCGATGACCAACCTGAAATTCTCGAATTGGTCAGTTTTACTTTGCAAAAGGAAGGGTACGACGTTATACCTGTTGAGGATGCGGAAACGGCGCTCCAAGAGCTGAAGGAAAAGGATATCGACATGTTCATCGTCGACATCATGTTACCCAACATGGACGGTTTCGAGTTTGTCAGGACGATCAGGTCAATGGAAAAGCATAAGGCAACGCCTGTGATATTCCTCAGCGCTAAGGGCGAAGAGTTTGACAAAGTACTTGGACTCGAACTTGGAGCGGATGACTACATCGTGAAGCCCTTCAGTATCAGGGAACTCCTTGCGAGGATCAGGGCGGTCTTCAGAAGGATGCAGGCGGGCGTGGTGCAGAAAGAGGAGAAACCGAAAAAGATAGTTGCCAAGGACCTGGAGATTGATATCGACAAGTACGAGGTCCGTGTGAAGGGCAAGAAGGTCAACCTGACTCCTCTGGAATTCGACTTGCTCAGGTTCCTTGCCGAAAACGAGGGGAAGGTATTCTCCAGAGACGTGCTCCTTGATAAGTTGTGGGGGTACGACTATTTCGGTGATACCAGAACTGTTGACGTACACATCAGAAGACTGAGAACAAAAATCGAAGAAGATCCATCGAACCCGAGGTACGTGGTCACCGTTCGTGGAAAGGGTTACAAGTTTAGGGATCCAGGAAAGGAAGAATAA
- a CDS encoding pyrimidine-nucleoside phosphorylase, whose translation MRPYDIILKKRNGGKLSYDEIKFMVDGYVKGEVPDYQMAAFLMAIYFRHMDEEERAWLTEIMANSGDKIDLSSIPGVKIDKHSTGGVGDKTTLVVGPLVASLGIPVAKMSGRALGHTGGTIDKLESIPGFRTALSEEEFFRNVKEIGIAIVGQTANLVPADKKIYALRDATATVDEVSLIAASIMSKKLAGGADGYVLDVKVGSGAFMKTLEEARELATAMVGIAKAHGKKAVAVLTNMNVPLGRMVGNSLEVLEAIETLKGRGPQDFTELCLNLAAWMCHLAGLGSFEECIKLVEGSLKSGSGLEKFRQMVERQGGDPRVVDKPEDILPIAREVVEFRAWASGYVRAIDTEKIGLASNYLGAGRRTKEDTIDHSVGIEILKKVGDQVQEGEPLALLYVSSKSDVTQATKLLKESYTISETPPEPEPLILDVVR comes from the coding sequence ATGCGGCCGTATGACATTATATTGAAGAAAAGGAACGGTGGCAAATTAAGCTACGATGAGATAAAGTTCATGGTCGACGGCTATGTAAAGGGAGAGGTACCAGATTATCAGATGGCCGCCTTTTTGATGGCCATCTATTTTCGACATATGGATGAAGAGGAACGGGCCTGGTTGACAGAAATAATGGCCAACTCTGGCGATAAGATTGATCTTTCAAGTATTCCCGGGGTGAAGATTGACAAGCACTCAACCGGTGGCGTAGGGGATAAGACGACACTCGTTGTTGGGCCTCTCGTGGCTTCCCTTGGGATACCCGTGGCCAAAATGTCCGGAAGGGCCTTAGGACACACAGGAGGTACGATAGATAAGCTGGAATCGATACCAGGGTTCAGAACAGCTCTTTCAGAGGAAGAGTTCTTCAGGAACGTCAAGGAAATAGGTATTGCCATAGTTGGTCAGACAGCGAACCTCGTTCCCGCGGACAAGAAGATTTACGCGCTTAGAGATGCAACCGCCACGGTTGACGAGGTATCACTCATCGCGGCGAGTATAATGAGTAAGAAACTTGCCGGTGGAGCTGATGGTTACGTTCTGGATGTGAAGGTTGGAAGTGGTGCGTTCATGAAAACTCTCGAGGAAGCCAGAGAACTTGCAACGGCAATGGTGGGTATTGCAAAGGCTCACGGAAAAAAGGCTGTAGCCGTTTTGACGAACATGAACGTCCCGCTGGGGAGGATGGTAGGAAATTCCCTCGAGGTCCTCGAAGCAATTGAAACTCTGAAGGGAAGAGGTCCACAGGACTTCACGGAACTTTGCTTGAACCTGGCCGCGTGGATGTGTCACTTGGCAGGTCTCGGATCCTTCGAAGAGTGCATCAAGTTGGTCGAAGGTTCACTCAAATCAGGTTCGGGACTTGAGAAGTTCAGGCAGATGGTTGAAAGGCAAGGCGGGGATCCAAGGGTTGTTGACAAACCGGAGGATATTCTACCTATAGCACGTGAAGTTGTGGAATTCAGGGCTTGGGCATCAGGTTACGTAAGAGCCATCGACACGGAGAAGATAGGATTGGCCTCCAACTATTTGGGAGCGGGCCGAAGGACAAAAGAAGACACGATTGATCACAGCGTTGGAATCGAGATACTTAAAAAGGTAGGAGATCAGGTCCAGGAAGGTGAACCGTTGGCATTGCTGTACGTTTCCTCAAAGAGCGACGTAACGCAGGCAACAAAGTTGCTGAAGGAAAGCTACACAATTAGCGAGACGCCTCCGGAACCAGAACCACTGATACTTGACGTAGTGCGTTGA
- a CDS encoding fibronectin type III domain-containing protein, with amino-acid sequence MKRILVVFAKLFAFALLVSLASCIGTINKNPIELIAPKNGETNLSFNNLSFEFSVRTTGDYDLIIRDDKGDTVYKETISRVSGKVSHTVPAGKLRPGTSYRWYVRRAGTDSIASEMWRFKTRNNSAPVLSNPKPDKLYNEPFGALALTWDANDPDNDVLKFEVKVYRKGESTPVFNKVFNDPSGVVKDLEQLTEYEWTVVAIDPWGAKSNELRASFKTKENEPPQDIRLVEPEIRPGQRVRFNNLKLKWEGVDPDREDLLYTVTITGANQSRALLNFQKDTESAVDLKPSTNYVLEIEATDKYGKSLKKTFNFTTVDNSAPEKPTLKNPSNNEKINVKRFSSIDFQWDAVSDPDDDVVMYKIVIKRGNLNVEERNGLTTTTYSVSLPSEKFRAGERYTWYVEAYDKWGGVRRSDEYSFELYSNSPPSKPMSPNPSNGAKNLPNRIRFSWYATDEDGDKLLYDFYVGDSPSNLKLEASNLESPEYLRPVLFDYSKTYYWKVVVKDGDMSVEGDVWSFTITSEDKPPTVPELLGPPNGATGLKFNNLKLSWKASQDDKTARDKLEYIVVLGEADSMAVVGTVTGVSTDVIDFVISNLKPLTRYYWRVEVKDSFNNFAYSQTWTFTTKVNTSPKAPYNPSPADGSVLRPGAVQFAWQSRDEDEDTLTYELRIAKTPEALESATPIIRNTENYTAEINEEGTYYWRVTAKDPHGGQASSTWTFTIQKP; translated from the coding sequence ATGAAAAGGATACTCGTAGTTTTCGCTAAATTGTTCGCTTTCGCACTTCTGGTGAGTCTTGCCTCGTGTATTGGAACGATTAATAAAAACCCAATAGAACTTATTGCTCCGAAAAATGGAGAGACTAACTTATCGTTCAACAACCTGAGCTTTGAGTTTTCGGTAAGAACCACAGGAGATTACGATTTAATCATCAGGGATGACAAGGGTGACACCGTATACAAGGAAACCATTTCCAGAGTGAGTGGTAAGGTCAGTCACACCGTGCCGGCTGGCAAATTGCGACCGGGTACATCCTACAGGTGGTATGTGAGGCGAGCTGGTACAGATAGCATCGCCAGTGAGATGTGGCGCTTCAAAACAAGAAACAACAGTGCTCCGGTGCTCTCAAATCCGAAACCGGATAAGCTTTACAACGAACCGTTTGGTGCGTTAGCGCTCACTTGGGATGCTAACGATCCTGACAATGATGTCCTCAAGTTCGAGGTGAAAGTGTACAGAAAAGGTGAATCGACACCGGTCTTCAATAAAGTTTTCAATGATCCGTCCGGGGTCGTCAAGGACTTGGAGCAACTAACGGAATACGAGTGGACGGTCGTTGCAATCGATCCCTGGGGTGCAAAGAGCAACGAGTTGCGAGCCAGTTTTAAGACAAAAGAAAACGAGCCCCCGCAGGATATCCGCTTGGTGGAACCTGAGATCAGACCAGGACAAAGGGTCAGATTCAATAACCTTAAACTGAAATGGGAAGGTGTTGACCCGGATCGAGAAGACCTACTCTACACCGTAACGATCACCGGTGCAAACCAAAGTAGAGCATTGCTCAATTTCCAGAAAGATACGGAAAGCGCTGTGGATCTCAAACCTTCGACCAACTACGTGCTTGAGATAGAGGCGACGGACAAATACGGAAAGAGCCTTAAAAAGACGTTCAATTTCACAACGGTCGATAACAGCGCTCCAGAAAAACCAACCCTCAAGAATCCTTCAAACAACGAGAAGATTAACGTAAAAAGGTTCAGCAGCATCGATTTCCAATGGGATGCGGTGAGTGACCCAGACGACGATGTGGTAATGTACAAAATTGTTATCAAAAGGGGAAACTTAAACGTTGAGGAACGAAACGGATTAACGACAACTACGTATTCTGTTTCGCTTCCATCGGAGAAGTTCCGCGCCGGTGAAAGATACACGTGGTACGTTGAAGCATACGACAAGTGGGGGGGTGTACGCAGAAGTGACGAGTATTCCTTTGAACTCTATTCCAACAGTCCTCCCAGTAAACCAATGAGTCCCAATCCGAGCAATGGAGCAAAAAATTTACCGAACAGGATTAGGTTCAGTTGGTATGCAACGGATGAGGATGGGGATAAACTCCTCTACGATTTTTACGTGGGCGACAGCCCCAGTAATTTGAAACTCGAGGCCTCGAACCTCGAATCCCCAGAGTACCTTAGGCCAGTACTTTTTGATTACTCCAAGACTTATTACTGGAAAGTGGTGGTGAAGGACGGCGACATGTCGGTTGAGGGTGATGTGTGGAGCTTTACAATCACGTCCGAGGACAAGCCACCAACTGTTCCCGAACTCTTAGGTCCGCCCAACGGTGCAACTGGCTTGAAGTTCAACAACCTTAAACTCTCGTGGAAGGCAAGCCAGGACGATAAAACAGCACGCGATAAGTTGGAGTACATCGTCGTTTTAGGCGAGGCCGATTCTATGGCGGTTGTTGGAACCGTAACGGGCGTTAGTACTGATGTTATCGACTTTGTTATCAGCAACTTAAAACCACTGACGAGGTACTACTGGAGAGTTGAAGTGAAAGACTCCTTCAACAATTTTGCGTACAGCCAGACCTGGACCTTTACCACAAAAGTGAACACGTCACCAAAGGCCCCGTACAATCCCAGTCCCGCCGATGGAAGTGTGTTACGACCAGGTGCGGTGCAGTTCGCGTGGCAGTCTAGGGATGAAGATGAAGATACGTTGACTTACGAGCTTCGAATAGCAAAGACCCCCGAAGCACTCGAAAGTGCCACACCCATCATCAGGAACACAGAGAACTATACTGCCGAAATCAACGAGGAAGGAACTTACTACTGGAGGGTGACCGCAAAAGATCCGCACGGTGGACAGGCATCGAGTACGTGGACCTTTACTATCCAAAAACCGTAA
- a CDS encoding phosphodiester glycosidase family protein: MVRDRLPKILLIASFLLFVGTLFAQFIIFNGKVYEVTNGYLSEEQLRNMGFNILKNSKVYLVFNRKLIIGSNGDFIVDFESYVPKAYQLSNGTLYVRDTFLASFLGLKRLGNVYYDKPITVSALNLQQNELILQTDVELRKELVNVSLSGGKLKLSLAPAVFTGSTVPEKVRVTSDGATVQLSLENEYEDYEVSLDEKRFIILLVPKERRLEYVQKVEKFLGYNYTINYLIADPKLVDFVPLLPTGGIGKTAPLANILKANGVLHGVNANYFDPNTGLPIDIVIANGRVLSHRYGLRPVFVETWDDKVFIRKAYFDVTVRLGGVLLLVKGVNTPAVSEVNLYTEEYGLTIPRDASREYIVVRNGKVDSIGYVKNVPEGKNSYVVMVARNLFNKFLKTLKAGDSFTLEIYTDEGYRIKNAIGAGPLILQDGKIIEDSREEKMRYGGGIPTSRTTRTIVAIKDGKVHLITIEGGAGMNFDDVAKFLLEKGYQSAMMLDGGGSTSMVYQGRYVTSISPRNIPVALGLR, from the coding sequence GTGGTAAGAGATAGACTTCCTAAAATACTTTTGATAGCGTCTTTCCTTCTTTTTGTGGGGACTCTTTTCGCACAATTCATCATCTTCAACGGTAAGGTTTACGAAGTCACCAACGGGTATTTGAGCGAAGAACAACTCAGAAATATGGGATTTAATATTCTCAAAAACTCGAAAGTTTACCTTGTTTTCAACAGAAAACTCATCATAGGAAGTAACGGGGATTTTATTGTGGACTTTGAGAGTTACGTACCAAAGGCATACCAGCTAAGTAACGGTACACTCTACGTTAGGGACACGTTCTTGGCGAGCTTTCTCGGTTTGAAGCGATTGGGAAACGTGTACTACGATAAGCCCATCACGGTGAGTGCACTGAATCTCCAACAGAACGAACTGATCCTGCAAACCGATGTAGAACTGCGAAAAGAACTTGTGAACGTATCGCTCTCGGGAGGCAAGCTAAAGCTTTCTTTGGCACCGGCCGTTTTTACGGGATCCACGGTTCCCGAGAAAGTGAGAGTTACCTCTGACGGAGCCACCGTGCAACTCTCCTTGGAAAACGAGTACGAAGACTACGAAGTTTCACTCGATGAAAAACGGTTTATCATCCTTTTAGTACCGAAGGAGAGGCGCTTGGAGTACGTTCAAAAGGTCGAGAAGTTCCTTGGTTACAACTACACGATCAACTACCTCATTGCGGATCCGAAGCTCGTGGATTTCGTTCCGCTACTTCCCACCGGTGGTATTGGAAAGACTGCACCCTTGGCGAACATCTTAAAAGCCAACGGTGTACTCCACGGTGTGAATGCGAACTATTTCGACCCCAACACGGGACTTCCAATCGACATTGTTATTGCGAACGGTAGGGTTTTATCGCATCGGTACGGTCTTCGTCCGGTTTTCGTCGAAACCTGGGACGACAAGGTCTTCATACGCAAGGCTTACTTTGACGTGACAGTTCGTCTTGGCGGTGTTCTCCTACTTGTCAAAGGGGTCAACACGCCTGCAGTTTCGGAGGTCAACCTTTACACCGAAGAGTATGGTTTGACAATTCCAAGAGACGCGAGTCGGGAATATATCGTGGTTAGAAACGGGAAGGTGGATTCGATAGGTTATGTTAAGAACGTTCCGGAAGGGAAAAATTCCTACGTCGTGATGGTAGCCAGGAACTTGTTCAACAAGTTTTTGAAAACACTGAAGGCCGGCGACAGTTTTACACTAGAAATTTATACCGACGAGGGTTACAGGATTAAGAATGCGATTGGAGCTGGACCGCTGATTCTTCAAGACGGGAAAATTATCGAAGATTCTCGGGAAGAAAAGATGCGCTACGGTGGAGGGATTCCCACCTCGAGAACAACGAGGACTATTGTAGCGATCAAGGATGGAAAAGTTCACCTTATCACGATTGAAGGTGGTGCTGGGATGAATTTTGATGACGTTGCCAAGTTCTTACTGGAGAAAGGCTACCAGTCCGCTATGATGCTCGATGGTGGTGGTTCCACATCGATGGTTTATCAGGGACGTTACGTAACGAGCATCAGTCCGAGAAACATTCCCGTAGCGCTGGGCCTCAGATAG
- a CDS encoding sensor histidine kinase, which yields MMIALVFAVVVATVSVALFFLEWRKRRVYSKYMDKIAVSIGEETGAPPLYIYERLRKKLGELEQRVIETERERRNVFTILNNITDPIIIVRGDGVVTFSNIAGRDVTRPGVEGRKVYEVVENYHLLEMFEKALQTGEIQSGDISLVVNGETRYYDAKVVPIKLDQESERYIIVLHDTTKEKQLDKLRREFISNVSHELRTPLTSIHGYAEALLDDDLSNKDLVRRFLGIIESESARMTRLINDLLDLEKLESGEAKFNFTIVDMCQVIERVLSIVEPIADDYGVEVRWTCEGEKFVYGDFDRLVQLVLNLVDNAVKYTSLKESGEKSVTVRCFEKDDKVVFEVSDTGPGIPEEAQRRLFERFYRVDKARSRKVGGTGLGLSIVKTIAEKHNAKIEFESKLGQGTTFRVIFNKPQVKEEQDDAAV from the coding sequence ATGATGATTGCGTTAGTCTTTGCAGTCGTTGTTGCAACGGTTTCCGTCGCCCTCTTCTTCCTTGAGTGGAGAAAAAGAAGGGTTTATTCTAAGTACATGGACAAAATTGCGGTGAGCATAGGGGAGGAGACTGGTGCTCCTCCGCTTTATATTTACGAACGACTTCGAAAGAAGCTGGGTGAATTGGAACAGAGGGTAATTGAAACGGAACGGGAAAGGCGTAATGTATTTACAATTCTAAATAACATCACCGATCCAATAATCATCGTTCGTGGTGATGGTGTGGTAACTTTCTCGAACATCGCCGGTCGCGACGTAACCAGGCCCGGAGTGGAAGGTAGGAAGGTTTACGAAGTAGTTGAGAACTACCACTTGCTTGAGATGTTCGAGAAGGCGTTGCAGACTGGTGAAATCCAAAGTGGAGATATTTCGCTTGTGGTTAACGGTGAAACGCGTTATTACGATGCAAAGGTCGTACCAATCAAGCTGGACCAGGAGAGTGAACGGTACATCATTGTCCTTCACGATACCACGAAAGAAAAACAACTCGATAAACTACGCAGGGAGTTCATCTCCAACGTTTCCCACGAGTTGCGAACTCCTCTGACATCCATTCACGGATACGCTGAGGCGTTACTTGATGACGATCTGTCCAACAAGGACTTGGTGAGGAGATTCCTTGGAATAATTGAAAGTGAATCGGCCAGGATGACACGGCTCATAAACGACTTGCTCGATCTCGAGAAACTTGAATCTGGTGAAGCGAAGTTCAACTTCACGATTGTTGACATGTGTCAGGTTATCGAACGAGTGCTCAGCATCGTTGAACCTATTGCCGACGATTACGGCGTCGAGGTGCGTTGGACTTGCGAAGGCGAAAAATTTGTTTACGGTGATTTCGATAGACTTGTCCAGCTCGTTCTGAATTTAGTTGATAACGCCGTCAAGTACACTTCGCTAAAGGAGTCCGGTGAAAAGAGTGTAACCGTTCGGTGTTTTGAGAAAGACGACAAGGTTGTATTCGAAGTTAGTGACACCGGACCAGGCATTCCCGAAGAAGCCCAGCGAAGGTTGTTCGAGAGGTTTTACCGTGTTGACAAGGCACGGAGCCGGAAAGTTGGGGGTACAGGCCTGGGACTTTCGATAGTGAAAACTATCGCCGAAAAACACAACGCAAAGATCGAGTTCGAAAGTAAACTTGGACAGGGTACGACTTTTAGGGTGATTTTCAACAAGCCTCAGGTAAAGGAGGAGCAGGACGATGCGGCCGTATGA
- the rpsF gene encoding 30S ribosomal protein S6, with translation MRIYETMFIIRPDVPEQQREELVEKTKKFLEERVKATVENVDRWGLRKLAYKIGKYYDGDYTVIYFRCNGQGLDQFENFFKVHPEFMRWQTFRRVDLEKKERKAARAKKEESATEPQTEVAAEEKVE, from the coding sequence ATGAGGATTTACGAGACTATGTTCATCATCAGGCCGGACGTGCCTGAGCAGCAAAGGGAAGAGCTCGTTGAAAAGACGAAGAAGTTTCTTGAGGAAAGAGTTAAGGCAACGGTGGAAAACGTTGACCGTTGGGGTTTGAGGAAACTGGCTTACAAGATCGGTAAGTATTACGACGGTGACTACACAGTAATTTACTTCAGGTGCAACGGACAGGGACTTGATCAGTTCGAAAACTTCTTCAAGGTCCATCCAGAATTCATGAGATGGCAGACTTTCAGGAGAGTGGACCTTGAGAAGAAGGAAAGAAAAGCAGCCAGGGCAAAGAAGGAGGAAAGTGCGACGGAACCTCAAACTGAGGTAGCCGCCGAAGAGAAGGTGGAATAA
- a CDS encoding Hsp33 family molecular chaperone HslO → MGKIIYGTAYAGKLRFSLLEGTDIVEVARKQHGLSYLPTVVLGRLLVGAGLVCPWLSEKETITFVLSGDGPAGTVSAQSNSRYTVRGYITNKNFELERNELGKFDVRSAVGSGSLTVVRDVGLRNPLISKVPIVSGEIAEDIAYYYTVSEQIPSAFALGVLMNKEGVVKAGGVAIQVLDKSIDEKALAHVENSLKGFSVTSALGNYTLEELAERLLGTWDLIIETAEVKFHCGCSKEKARDALTVLSEDDLLGLIAEGRAEVTCKWCSSVYVFEKDELVQLLKEEF, encoded by the coding sequence ATGGGAAAGATCATCTACGGAACGGCTTACGCGGGTAAATTGAGGTTTTCGCTTCTTGAAGGTACGGATATCGTTGAAGTTGCGAGAAAACAGCACGGATTATCGTATCTCCCAACGGTCGTACTTGGAAGGCTACTGGTGGGGGCCGGGCTCGTTTGCCCGTGGTTGTCCGAAAAGGAGACGATCACGTTTGTTTTGAGTGGTGATGGACCAGCGGGTACGGTGAGTGCACAATCGAATTCGAGATATACAGTGAGGGGGTACATAACCAACAAGAACTTCGAACTCGAGCGTAACGAACTGGGGAAGTTTGATGTAAGAAGTGCGGTCGGTTCCGGTTCCTTAACAGTTGTTAGGGATGTGGGATTGCGCAATCCGCTGATATCGAAAGTTCCCATTGTATCAGGTGAAATAGCCGAGGACATTGCGTATTATTACACCGTTTCCGAGCAGATTCCATCCGCATTCGCATTGGGTGTTTTGATGAACAAGGAGGGTGTTGTCAAAGCCGGTGGAGTAGCGATCCAGGTACTCGATAAATCCATAGATGAAAAGGCGCTTGCGCACGTGGAAAACAGTCTGAAGGGTTTCTCGGTGACATCCGCTTTGGGTAATTACACGTTGGAAGAACTGGCGGAACGGTTGCTTGGAACCTGGGATCTGATCATAGAAACGGCTGAGGTGAAGTTTCACTGCGGATGCTCCAAGGAAAAGGCAAGGGATGCGCTCACGGTACTGAGTGAAGATGACCTGCTCGGTTTGATCGCCGAAGGTAGGGCGGAGGTTACGTGCAAATGGTGCAGTAGCGTTTACGTGTTTGAAAAAGATGAACTTGTCCAGCTTTTGAAGGAAGAGTTCTAA
- a CDS encoding nucleotide sugar dehydrogenase, translating to MSLYEKIVSKQAIVGVIGMGYVGLPLAVEKARAGFRVIGFDIQQKRVEMINNGVNYIGDVNDQELKELVNAGRLRATTNFDELRDCDIISICVPTPLDRFKQPDLSYIINSANEIKKRLRKGQLVVLESTTYPGTTEEVVYPILSETGLVVGKDFYLAFSPERVDPGNPRYKTRNTPKVVGGMTPECTRHAVALYENVLEAGVYPVSSPRAAELTKILENTFRLVNIALVQEMTKVANKMNINIWEVIDAAATKPFGYMPFYPGPGIGGHCIPIDPFYLVYKAKEYDLHMMLVEVAGEISDSMPYYVVERLADLLNERKKCLNGTNILILGVAYKGNIDDMRESPALKVIEILERKKANVYYYDPFIPEFEHNGKHYKRIELSQETLQKMDCAVITSGHTIGIDYEFIAKYVPFVFDTKNVTKGKYSNVYLL from the coding sequence ATGAGTCTTTATGAGAAAATAGTCAGTAAACAAGCGATTGTGGGAGTAATTGGTATGGGATACGTCGGCTTGCCGCTTGCAGTTGAGAAAGCGAGGGCCGGGTTCAGGGTAATTGGGTTCGATATCCAGCAAAAACGCGTGGAGATGATAAACAACGGTGTAAACTACATCGGCGATGTTAACGACCAAGAGTTGAAAGAATTGGTCAACGCCGGAAGACTCAGAGCTACGACAAACTTCGACGAGTTGAGGGACTGCGATATCATAAGTATCTGTGTTCCCACACCACTTGACAGGTTCAAACAACCGGATCTGTCCTACATAATCAACAGTGCTAACGAAATTAAGAAGAGGTTAAGGAAGGGGCAACTTGTCGTTTTGGAAAGTACCACCTATCCCGGAACAACAGAAGAGGTGGTTTACCCGATACTGAGTGAGACGGGCTTGGTGGTCGGTAAGGATTTCTACCTGGCCTTCAGCCCGGAACGCGTTGACCCGGGAAATCCACGGTACAAAACAAGGAATACACCCAAGGTGGTCGGAGGTATGACTCCGGAGTGTACCCGCCACGCCGTTGCACTCTACGAGAACGTGCTGGAAGCGGGGGTTTACCCAGTTTCTTCGCCCAGGGCGGCGGAGCTCACGAAGATTCTGGAAAACACTTTCAGACTCGTGAACATTGCCCTGGTGCAAGAGATGACAAAGGTTGCCAACAAGATGAACATCAATATATGGGAAGTCATAGATGCCGCCGCGACAAAACCGTTCGGTTACATGCCGTTCTATCCTGGTCCCGGAATAGGCGGGCACTGTATCCCAATTGATCCGTTCTACCTGGTTTACAAAGCGAAAGAGTACGATCTCCACATGATGCTCGTTGAAGTGGCTGGAGAGATTTCCGATAGTATGCCTTACTACGTTGTCGAGAGGTTGGCGGATCTACTGAACGAAAGAAAGAAATGTCTCAACGGGACAAACATCCTCATTTTGGGCGTTGCGTACAAAGGGAATATTGACGATATGCGAGAAAGCCCCGCGCTTAAAGTGATTGAAATATTGGAACGAAAAAAAGCGAACGTCTATTACTACGACCCGTTCATACCCGAATTTGAACATAACGGCAAACATTACAAAAGAATAGAGCTCAGTCAAGAAACTCTCCAAAAAATGGATTGCGCAGTAATAACCTCTGGTCACACGATAGGTATCGACTATGAATTCATTGCCAAGTATGTACCGTTTGTTTTCGACACAAAGAATGTGACTAAAGGCAAGTACAGCAACGTATATCTACTATGA
- the rpsR gene encoding 30S ribosomal protein S18 has product MARIRRKKKVKQCKLCEMKLEYVDYKDTKLLKDFLNEKAKILPKRLTGNCAKHQRMVKTAIKRARQMALLPYIRY; this is encoded by the coding sequence ATGGCGAGAATTAGGAGAAAGAAAAAGGTCAAACAGTGTAAACTGTGCGAAATGAAGTTGGAGTACGTTGATTATAAAGACACAAAGTTGCTAAAAGATTTCTTGAATGAAAAAGCTAAGATACTTCCCAAGAGGTTGACTGGAAACTGCGCCAAGCACCAGAGAATGGTAAAGACGGCTATCAAACGTGCAAGACAGATGGCGTTGCTTCCGTATATAAGGTACTAA